In the Brassica napus cultivar Da-Ae chromosome A7, Da-Ae, whole genome shotgun sequence genome, one interval contains:
- the BNAA07G33880D gene encoding FCS-Like Zinc finger 6, giving the protein MLLGKRQRPPINRTTSLSEIKFDLNLPSESDVPSTQQSPSQNTVVGPSGSNGQHVAAAVDPRFLAMVSPRGNLRRHSGEFSDAGHFLRSCSLCERLLVPGRDIYMYRGDTAFCSSECREQQMTQDEGKEKVKPTKESAVPARAKPGKGRAAAAV; this is encoded by the exons ATGTTGCTTGGAAAGAGACAACGACCACCGATCAACAGAACAACTAGCCTGTCCGAGATAAAGTTCGATCTAAACCTTCCCAGCGAATCAGACGTACCATCAACTCAGCAGAGTCCAAGCCAAAATACAGTGGTGGGACCATCCGGTTCAAACGGTCAGCACGTAGCAGCAGCCGTCGATCCACGGTTCTTGGCTATGGTTTCACCGAGAGGTAACCTGAGGAGACACTCAGGCGAGTTTTCCGACGCTGGACATTTCTTGAGATCTTGCTCCCTATGTGAACGCTTACTTGTTCCTGGCCGTGACATCTATATGTACAG GGGAGATACGGCCTTTTGTAGCTCAGAGTGCAGAGAACAGCAAATGACACAGGACGAGGGGAAAGAGAAAGTTAAGCCGACGAAAGAATCGGCGGTGCCAGCCAGAGCCAAACCCGGCAAGGGTAGAGCTGCAGCCGCCGTGTAA
- the LOC106400126 gene encoding protein DOWNSTREAM OF FLC: MAKLVMLMVLCILPAIAMAAPRPRIGKNTLVVQGITYCDTCKFGFETAESSYTVPGATVKLVCRDRKTMKELYTDVATSNRHGKYMFVVHEDHKDEMCDVMLVKSSDKGCSKISKGREQSRVILNHYNGIASQIRHANNMGFEKDVSDVFCSELIKKYQVDEDEI; this comes from the exons ATGGCGAAACTAGTGATGCTGATGGTCCTCTGTATCTTGCCGGCGATTGCCATGGCGGCGCCTAGGCCACGTATCGGTAAGAACACGTTGGTGGTTCAAGGTATCACTTACTGTGACACTTGCAAGTTCGGCTTCGAGACTGCTGAGTCCTCCTACACCGTCCCCG gtGCGACGGTGAAGCTTGTGTGCAGAGACAGGAAGACGATGAAAGAGTTATACACAGACGTAGCTACTTCAAACAGGCATGGGAAGTACATGTTCGTTGTCCACGAGGACCACAAGGACGAGATGTGCGATGTTATGCTTGTCAAAAGCTCAGACAAGGGTTGTTCTAAAATCTCTAAGGGGCGTGAACAGTCGCGTGTGATCTTGAACCACTACAACGGCATTGCGTCGCAGATTAGGCATGCTAACAACATGGGGTTCGAGAAAGATGTTTCTGATGTGTTTTGCTCTGAGCTCATCAAGAAGTATCAGGTTGATGAAGATGAGATTTAA
- the LOC106400108 gene encoding 2,3-bisphosphoglycerate-dependent phosphoglycerate mutase 2-like encodes MATVVSHHLISSIASPHSPSNSKASLFPKEPFNLPIKFRQNRCFKIEATTASQTPVLDPLLSPSKTTPHKKKSNEASLILIRHGESLWNEKNLFTGCVDVPLTEKGVAEAIQAGKRISTIPVDLIFTSSLIRAQMTAMLAMTQHRCKKVPIILHDESEKAQTWSHVFSEETRKQSIPVVAAWQLNERMYGELQGLNKEETAERYGTQQVHEWRRSYHIPPPKGESLEMCAERAVAYFEDNIQPELALGNNVLIAAHGNSLRSIIMYLDKLTSQEVTSLELSTGLPLLYIFKDRKFMRRGSPVGPTEAGVYAYTKRLAQYRQKLDESLN; translated from the exons ATGGCTACGGTTGTATCTCACCATTTGATCAGCTCTATTGCTTCTCCTCATTCACCTTCCAATTCCAAAGCTTCTCTCTTCCCAAAGGAGCCTTTCAATCTCCCTATCAAGTTCAGACAAAACCGTTGTTTCAAGATCGAAGCAACAACTGCATCTCAAACTCCTGTTCTTGACCCTCTCTTGTCTCCTTCCAAGACAACCCCTCACAAGAAAAAATCAA atGAAGCATCACTGATATTAATCAGGCATGGAGAGTCGCTATGGAACGAGAAGAACCTCTTCACAGGCTGTGTTGATGTTCCATTAACCGAGAAAGGCGTTGCTGAAGCTATCCAAGCCGGGAAGAGGATTAGCACCATCCCCgttgatctgatcttcacttcctCCCTCATCCGTGCTCAGATGACTGCTATGCTCGCCATGACTCAGCACCGCTGCAAGAAGGTTCCCATCATCTTGCATGATGAGAGCGAGAAGGCGCAGACTTGGAGCCATGTCTTCAGCGAAGAGACAAGGAAGCAGTCTATCCCTGTTGTAGCTGCTTGGCAGCTGAATGAGAGAAT GTATGGAGAGTTACAGGGTTTAAATAAGGAGGAAACAGCTGAGAGATACGGAACGCAGCAAGTTCATGAGTGGCGTAGGAGTTATCACATCCCTCCTCCTAAAGGAGAGAGCTTGGAGATGTGTGCTGAGAGAGCTGTGGCTTACTTTGAAGACAAT ATTCAACCAGAGCTTGCGTTAGGGAACAATGTGTTGATCGCTGCTCATGGGAACTCGTTGAGGTCTATCATTATGTATCTTGACAAATTAACTTCTCAGGAG GTTACGAGTTTAGAGCTGTCTACTGGTTTACCGTTGCTTTACATCTTCAAAGACAGGAAGTTCATGAGACGAGGAAGCCCCGTTGGTCCTACAGAAGCTGGTGTCTATGCTTATACTAAG AGATTGGCACAATACAGACAGAAGCTTGATGAGAGCCTTAACTAA